Proteins encoded together in one Paenibacillus sp. J23TS9 window:
- a CDS encoding carbohydrate ABC transporter permease, which translates to MQRHRSKATILSILSMGLGQIYNRQFIKGIIFLLVEAWGIFYFSGNLGRSLWGIVTLGDAPRRLVKGKWLDGDHSIFILVQSLITLLFFVLFIILYIMNVRDAYKTAQNRENRIKPNSFKQSVRYIMDYKFAQSFLSLPAIGILFFTIMPIIFMIMLAFTNYSAPNHIPPAKLVDWVGFQTFRDLLTLKTWSHTFFGVLSWTIIWAILSTFTTYLGGLLVALLINQQGIKFKGLWRTILVIPYAIPQLISLLVMRNMFNGQFGPINQYLGYLGLGGLPWLTDPFWAKVTVIVVNMWVGIPVSMILIMGVLTTIPKDMYEAAEIDGASGYQKFRIVTLPMILFSTAPTLIMQFAGNINNFGAIYLLTNGNPVVGDYQYAGATDLLVTWLYKLTLDQNKYNMASAVGIIIFLIIATFSIYNYRRTKSFKEEDMIQ; encoded by the coding sequence ATGCAAAGGCACCGCAGTAAGGCAACGATACTGTCGATTTTAAGCATGGGACTGGGACAAATATATAACCGCCAGTTCATCAAGGGCATCATTTTCCTGCTTGTCGAGGCTTGGGGAATTTTTTATTTCAGCGGAAATTTAGGCAGATCTTTATGGGGGATCGTCACACTTGGAGATGCGCCCCGGAGACTGGTCAAAGGCAAGTGGCTTGATGGGGACCACTCCATTTTTATTTTAGTCCAAAGCTTGATTACGCTCTTATTTTTTGTTTTGTTTATCATCTTGTACATCATGAATGTCCGGGATGCCTACAAAACGGCACAGAACCGGGAAAATCGCATTAAGCCTAACAGCTTTAAGCAGTCGGTCCGGTACATTATGGACTACAAATTCGCGCAGTCTTTTCTGAGCCTGCCGGCGATTGGTATTTTGTTTTTTACGATCATGCCGATCATTTTTATGATCATGCTGGCATTTACGAACTATTCGGCACCGAATCATATTCCTCCGGCTAAACTCGTCGATTGGGTAGGATTTCAGACTTTCCGGGATCTGTTAACCCTCAAGACGTGGAGCCATACCTTTTTCGGCGTTCTGAGCTGGACTATTATCTGGGCAATCCTGTCCACATTTACCACCTATTTGGGCGGCCTGCTCGTGGCGCTTTTGATTAACCAGCAGGGCATCAAGTTCAAGGGGTTGTGGCGGACGATCCTGGTTATTCCTTATGCAATCCCGCAGCTGATCTCGCTGCTTGTCATGAGAAACATGTTTAACGGCCAGTTCGGCCCGATCAACCAATATCTCGGATATTTGGGATTAGGCGGCCTGCCTTGGCTAACAGACCCATTTTGGGCTAAAGTAACCGTCATTGTCGTCAATATGTGGGTTGGTATTCCGGTTTCCATGATTTTGATCATGGGGGTACTGACGACGATTCCGAAGGATATGTACGAAGCGGCAGAGATCGACGGCGCAAGCGGATATCAAAAATTCCGCATCGTGACCCTGCCGATGATACTGTTCTCGACGGCGCCTACATTGATCATGCAGTTTGCAGGCAATATCAACAACTTCGGCGCCATTTATCTCTTAACGAACGGGAATCCCGTCGTCGGCGACTACCAATATGCGGGTGCGACGGATCTGCTCGTAACCTGGCTGTATAAACTGACGCTGGATCAGAATAAATACAATATGGCTTCCGCCGTCGGCATCATTATATTCCTGATCATTGCTACGTTCTCTATCTATAACTATCGCCGCACCAAGTCATTTAAAGAGGAGGATATGATCCAATGA
- a CDS encoding maltose ABC transporter substrate-binding protein: MKMKQVMALAATLTMAFSITACGSSSKTAEEPATSSTNTDTTAPATDNKDESTTTEALKPEDGASIVVWESKDERAFTDEIAKQFTAKYNIPVKIEEVAPTDQVTKLSQDGPSGLAADVVIFPHDNLGRAVEAGLLLANDTFKDETTKNNTEASIQGVTYDGTLYGYPRAAETYALYYNKSIVKEAPKSFEDVIAFGKTFTDNAKKKYAIMWETGNMYFNYPFIATTGGYIFGKNGTDKDDIGINNEGALESLKVYQELKSILPVKSGDINPDIKRSLFNSGDVAMDINGPWELGGYKKALGDNLGIAPIPSIGGKTAISFSGIKAWYVNSFTKYPNASQLFAEFASTKDAQLLLNEKVGSIPTNNEALEADQIKNDPYVSAFAEQAKNSQPMPSIPEMGNVWSPVNAALPEIWDNNVDPKTAMDKAAQQIKDLNNGATK, from the coding sequence ATGAAAATGAAACAGGTTATGGCACTGGCTGCAACGCTGACCATGGCATTCTCAATTACAGCATGCGGCAGCTCAAGTAAGACTGCAGAGGAGCCGGCAACGTCCAGCACCAATACAGATACAACAGCGCCTGCTACGGATAACAAGGATGAATCCACAACAACTGAGGCTTTGAAGCCTGAGGATGGAGCTTCGATCGTTGTTTGGGAAAGTAAAGACGAGAGAGCGTTCACGGACGAAATCGCAAAACAATTCACTGCAAAATATAACATACCTGTCAAAATCGAAGAAGTAGCACCGACGGACCAAGTTACGAAGCTGTCTCAGGACGGACCTTCGGGCCTTGCTGCTGACGTTGTCATTTTCCCGCATGATAACCTGGGCAGAGCCGTAGAAGCAGGACTTTTGCTCGCAAACGATACATTTAAAGATGAAACGACCAAGAACAATACAGAGGCTTCCATTCAAGGCGTAACCTATGACGGCACGCTGTATGGATATCCAAGAGCGGCTGAAACCTATGCCTTGTACTACAATAAGTCCATTGTAAAAGAAGCTCCAAAATCGTTTGAAGACGTCATCGCCTTCGGCAAAACATTTACGGATAACGCGAAGAAGAAATACGCCATCATGTGGGAAACGGGCAATATGTACTTCAACTATCCGTTCATCGCAACGACCGGCGGATACATTTTCGGCAAGAACGGCACCGACAAAGACGATATCGGCATCAACAACGAAGGCGCTTTGGAAAGCTTGAAAGTATACCAGGAGCTGAAATCCATTCTGCCCGTGAAGAGCGGCGATATCAATCCGGATATCAAACGCAGCTTGTTTAACTCCGGCGACGTTGCCATGGATATCAACGGACCTTGGGAGCTTGGCGGCTATAAGAAAGCCCTCGGCGACAATCTGGGCATCGCTCCGATTCCATCCATCGGAGGCAAAACGGCGATTTCTTTCTCCGGCATCAAAGCTTGGTATGTAAACTCGTTTACGAAATATCCAAATGCATCCCAATTGTTTGCTGAATTTGCATCGACCAAAGATGCTCAGCTGCTGCTGAACGAAAAAGTCGGCTCCATCCCTACGAACAATGAGGCTTTGGAAGCCGACCAAATCAAAAACGATCCATATGTATCCGCATTTGCAGAGCAAGCCAAAAACTCTCAGCCAATGCCTTCCATTCCTGAAATGGGCAACGTATGGAGCCCTGTGAACGCAGCTCTTCCAGAAATCTGGGACAACAACGTGGATCCAAAAACAGCGATGGATAAGGCTGCACAGCAAATCAAAGATTTGAACAACGGCGCCACCAAGTAA
- a CDS encoding alpha-amylase family glycosyl hydrolase, whose product MNPKLIKPKLKESHAKAFKRLGTGMTAVMLTGSLLAGCSSGGKTAVPLEQQTSQGTDVNQTEPSDKSQVKGASTSENGKGTQAAIHEQSSTVYYEVFVRSFYDSNGDGIGDLKGLTEKLDYLNDGNPDTHDDLGIGGIWLMPVNPSPSYHGYDVTDYRNINPDYGTLEDMKKLVEEAHKRGIKVIMDLVVNHTSVKHPWFLEASKDKNSKYRDWYVWAEDQGISPSGTSAAGSGNPWFERGGTHYLGTFWEGMPDLNFDNPEVRKEIENIGQFWLKLGVDGFRVDGAKHIYENLQSDRGTATTAKNTAWWQEFRSSMNSVNKEAYMVGEIWEKSAAVIAPYVDGAFNSAFDFNLADSIISAVKQEKDNNLGFTLERTNQFYMDKSQNQFVDAVFLSNHDQNRVMSQLGKDTNHAKMAAALLLTLPGNPFIYYGEEIGMQGVKPDEHIREPFAWMKSGGEKGQTTWENPTVSGVDQANSNVEIQTGQADSLLSAYRNLIRWRNELPALRDGDLKSVDTKNPAIVAFVRRSALQTVLVLHNLSGQSQDIPLDSADLSSFGKMIRNSSSTASMHENNVIVPAYSTVVLQ is encoded by the coding sequence ATGAATCCAAAGTTGATAAAGCCGAAGTTAAAAGAATCACATGCGAAGGCATTCAAGCGTTTGGGAACAGGTATGACAGCAGTGATGTTGACAGGCTCACTGCTTGCCGGATGCAGCAGCGGTGGGAAAACAGCCGTGCCTTTAGAACAGCAAACGAGTCAGGGTACAGATGTGAATCAGACGGAGCCATCAGACAAATCACAGGTAAAAGGGGCATCCACGTCCGAAAACGGAAAAGGGACGCAAGCCGCAATTCATGAGCAGTCCTCGACCGTGTATTACGAGGTATTCGTCCGGTCTTTTTATGATTCAAACGGAGACGGGATCGGCGATCTCAAGGGATTGACGGAGAAGCTGGACTATCTCAATGACGGTAATCCGGATACCCATGATGATTTGGGGATAGGCGGAATCTGGCTGATGCCGGTCAATCCGTCGCCAAGCTATCATGGCTATGATGTTACCGATTACCGGAATATTAATCCTGATTACGGAACGCTGGAGGACATGAAAAAGCTGGTGGAGGAAGCGCATAAGCGTGGAATCAAGGTCATTATGGACCTTGTTGTCAATCATACCAGTGTGAAGCATCCATGGTTTCTTGAGGCTAGCAAAGACAAAAACAGCAAATACCGCGATTGGTACGTATGGGCAGAGGACCAGGGAATCAGTCCATCGGGTACGAGCGCTGCCGGTAGCGGGAATCCGTGGTTTGAACGCGGCGGTACTCATTATCTCGGCACGTTCTGGGAAGGGATGCCTGATCTCAATTTCGATAATCCGGAAGTCCGCAAAGAAATCGAAAACATCGGACAGTTCTGGTTGAAGCTTGGCGTTGACGGCTTTCGGGTTGATGGAGCGAAGCATATCTATGAGAATCTGCAAAGCGACCGCGGTACGGCAACTACAGCCAAAAACACCGCATGGTGGCAGGAATTCCGCAGCAGCATGAATAGCGTGAACAAGGAAGCCTATATGGTCGGTGAGATATGGGAGAAGTCAGCAGCGGTTATTGCCCCATATGTGGACGGCGCGTTCAATTCAGCCTTTGACTTTAACCTCGCCGACAGCATAATCAGTGCGGTCAAGCAGGAGAAGGATAATAATCTTGGCTTCACGCTGGAACGAACCAACCAGTTCTACATGGACAAATCCCAAAATCAATTTGTCGATGCCGTCTTTTTGTCCAATCATGATCAGAACCGGGTGATGAGCCAGCTCGGTAAGGATACAAACCACGCCAAAATGGCGGCGGCGCTGCTGCTCACGCTTCCAGGGAACCCGTTTATCTATTACGGGGAGGAAATTGGCATGCAGGGCGTAAAGCCCGATGAGCATATCCGCGAACCATTTGCCTGGATGAAGAGTGGTGGGGAAAAGGGACAGACCACCTGGGAAAATCCGACCGTCAGCGGTGTGGACCAAGCAAATTCCAATGTGGAGATCCAAACAGGGCAAGCGGATTCCCTATTGTCCGCGTACCGGAACCTGATCCGTTGGCGAAACGAGCTGCCTGCACTCCGGGATGGTGATTTGAAAAGCGTGGATACGAAAAATCCGGCAATCGTTGCCTTTGTGCGCAGAAGTGCACTGCAAACTGTGCTTGTTTTGCACAACCTGTCAGGTCAATCACAGGATATTCCGTTGGATTCAGCAGACCTGTCCTCTTTCGGAAAAATGATCAGAAACAGCAGCAGCACCGCGTCAATGCACGAAAATAATGTAATAGTTCCAGCTTATTCCACAGTCGTTCTACAATAA
- a CDS encoding LacI family DNA-binding transcriptional regulator translates to MSVTIKDVAKKAGVSPSTVSRVLSNNTRISRETSQRVRDVMEELGYHPNIMAKSLVSRTTESICVILPKPAEELFLNMFFMELIRGIVTQANRSGYDVLISSGGSEQEEIEAVSRLLKGKRVDGAILLYSRKDDQVVEFLKNNQFPFVLVGRSEKFPDILSVDNDNVQAAYDATKHLISLGHQRIGFVSGPPNHIVSRDRMKGYVTALEEAGLEKRKEWIVEGEFLQESGYRAMSFFMNLPERPTALVVVDDLVSLGVLRGLYELGYKVPEDLCIVSFNNLSIAELSTPPVSSMDIGIYNLGYTASQALIQSIQHDGERQFQKRHIIPHRLVIRESSLYSPPKKP, encoded by the coding sequence ATGTCTGTAACGATAAAAGATGTCGCCAAAAAAGCGGGCGTTTCCCCCTCCACCGTGTCCCGTGTGCTGTCGAACAACACCAGAATCAGCCGTGAAACATCCCAGAGAGTACGGGATGTGATGGAGGAGCTCGGATATCATCCGAACATTATGGCCAAAAGCCTTGTCTCGCGGACCACGGAAAGCATTTGCGTGATCCTGCCGAAGCCCGCTGAAGAGCTGTTTCTGAATATGTTCTTCATGGAGCTGATCCGCGGGATCGTCACCCAGGCCAACCGCTCGGGATACGATGTACTGATTAGTTCCGGCGGCAGCGAGCAGGAGGAAATTGAAGCGGTATCACGCCTTCTGAAAGGAAAACGGGTCGATGGAGCCATACTGCTGTACTCCCGCAAGGATGATCAGGTTGTTGAATTTTTGAAAAATAACCAGTTTCCGTTCGTCCTGGTCGGACGAAGCGAGAAATTCCCCGACATTCTGTCCGTGGATAATGACAATGTCCAGGCCGCCTACGATGCAACCAAGCATCTGATCTCGCTCGGTCATCAGCGCATCGGCTTTGTCAGCGGTCCGCCGAACCATATTGTATCGCGTGACCGCATGAAAGGTTATGTCACCGCGCTGGAGGAAGCCGGACTTGAGAAGCGTAAGGAATGGATCGTCGAAGGCGAATTTTTGCAGGAAAGCGGCTACCGTGCCATGTCCTTTTTCATGAATCTTCCCGAGCGGCCAACCGCCTTGGTCGTGGTGGATGATCTTGTGTCCCTCGGCGTTTTACGCGGATTGTATGAGCTCGGCTACAAGGTTCCCGAGGATTTATGCATTGTCAGCTTTAACAATCTTTCGATTGCCGAACTATCGACACCACCTGTCAGCAGTATGGATATCGGCATTTATAATCTGGGATATACCGCTTCGCAGGCATTGATTCAATCCATTCAGCATGATGGGGAAAGACAGTTCCAAAAACGTCATATCATCCCGCATCGGCTGGTTATCAGGGAATCATCGTTATATTCGCCGCCTAAAAAGCCATAA
- the pgmB gene encoding beta-phosphoglucomutase, giving the protein MTLHTPIRACLFDLDGVLVDTAKYHFLAWKRLAEELGFTFTEQDNERLKGVSRMASLDILLEIGGVSLDDETKLALAEKKNGWYVDYISHMDESEILPGALAFLQELKAAGILVALGSASKNAMTILNNTKMVPYFDAIIDGTKTASAKPDPEVFLLGAKELNASPSECVVFEDAEAGIEAAIRAGMRSIGIGSKATLGRADEVVPSLQEMSISRLTGIFPAQ; this is encoded by the coding sequence ATGACACTTCATACTCCAATTCGAGCTTGTCTGTTTGATCTGGACGGCGTACTTGTCGATACTGCGAAATATCATTTTCTGGCCTGGAAACGGCTCGCCGAGGAACTTGGCTTTACTTTTACAGAGCAGGACAACGAACGTCTAAAGGGCGTGAGCCGTATGGCTTCGCTCGATATTTTGCTTGAGATTGGCGGAGTATCGCTTGATGACGAGACGAAGCTTGCGCTCGCCGAGAAAAAGAATGGATGGTACGTAGATTATATATCGCATATGGATGAATCAGAGATTCTTCCGGGTGCACTAGCGTTCTTACAAGAGCTGAAAGCAGCCGGCATTCTCGTTGCTCTCGGTTCAGCCAGTAAAAACGCCATGACAATCCTGAACAACACCAAGATGGTACCCTACTTCGACGCCATTATTGACGGAACGAAAACGGCCAGTGCCAAGCCTGATCCGGAAGTATTCCTGCTGGGCGCGAAAGAGCTGAATGCCAGCCCTTCCGAATGCGTCGTGTTCGAGGATGCCGAAGCCGGCATTGAAGCAGCGATCCGCGCTGGTATGCGCAGCATCGGAATAGGCTCCAAGGCTACGCTTGGCCGCGCTGATGAAGTCGTTCCCTCCCTGCAGGAAATGTCGATCAGCCGACTGACCGGTATTTTCCCGGCTCAATAA
- a CDS encoding glycoside hydrolase family 65 protein, with product MKQYLKLDKWNIIEEDFQLHQHEISESIFSIGNGYMGQRANFEENYSGPSLQGSYMAGVYYPDKTRVGWWKNGYPEYFAKVLNSTNWIGINIDIDGQPLDLATCTVKDFSRVLNMKEGTLSRSFTAELEGGKEVRVESLRFVSMTRHEIGAIRYAVTPLNFSGTLTVTPYLDGDVQNKDSNYEEKFWAEVSKEFGENDAALTIKTKKLDFHLTSVMKFEISKNGEPLTFEAEQIEKEKYVGSRVQIQAAENEQIVIYKYVANVTSRDFGFGQLVDAARGALQSAVEAGFQELHKEQIQAWADKWRDSDIVIEGDVAAQQAIRFNIFQLNQTYSGEDDRLNIGPKGFTGEKYGGSTYWDTEAYCLPFYLSTADASIARNLLIYRYKHLEKAKENARKLGFTKGALYPMVTMNGEECHNEWEITFEEIHRNGAIAYAVYNYVNYTGDFDYLGQYGLEVLAEIARFWEERVNYVPAKDQYVMLGVTGPNEYENNVNNNWYTNRIASWTMEYTLEVLDYLRENEPSRYNELVEKLHLTTEETEKWHEIIDKMYYPYDPEREVFLQQDGFLDKDLTPVKDLDPKHLPLNQNWSWDRILRSAYIKQADVLQGLFFLGDRYDLATKKRNFDFYEPLTVHESSLSPCVHSIMACELGYKEKAYEMYLRTSRLDLDNYNNDTEDGCHTTSMAGTWMSVVHGFGGLKVKDGVLQLNPFNPGHWKSFSFKVMFRGSRLKVTVGEHDVIVANESEVPADINVYGKDYTVGGMGNVKVAH from the coding sequence GTGAAGCAATATTTAAAGCTCGATAAATGGAACATCATCGAAGAGGATTTTCAGCTGCATCAGCATGAAATCTCTGAAAGTATTTTCAGCATCGGAAATGGATATATGGGCCAGCGCGCCAATTTTGAAGAAAACTACAGCGGTCCATCGCTGCAAGGCAGCTATATGGCAGGCGTTTACTATCCCGACAAAACACGTGTCGGCTGGTGGAAGAACGGCTATCCGGAGTATTTTGCCAAAGTCCTGAACAGCACCAACTGGATCGGTATCAACATTGATATTGACGGACAACCGCTGGACCTCGCCACCTGTACTGTTAAAGATTTTTCGCGGGTGCTGAACATGAAGGAAGGTACGCTTTCCCGCAGCTTTACCGCTGAACTGGAGGGCGGCAAGGAAGTTCGCGTTGAATCACTGCGCTTTGTTAGCATGACCCGTCATGAAATCGGCGCGATCCGCTATGCCGTTACCCCGCTCAATTTCAGCGGAACGCTTACCGTAACTCCATACCTGGATGGTGACGTACAAAATAAGGACTCTAATTACGAGGAAAAATTCTGGGCAGAGGTCTCTAAGGAATTCGGTGAAAACGATGCAGCATTAACCATAAAGACCAAAAAGCTCGACTTCCATCTCACCTCGGTAATGAAGTTTGAAATCAGCAAAAACGGTGAACCACTGACTTTTGAAGCTGAACAAATTGAAAAAGAAAAATACGTGGGATCCCGCGTACAGATTCAAGCCGCCGAGAACGAACAGATCGTTATTTATAAGTATGTGGCCAATGTTACTTCCCGCGACTTTGGCTTTGGACAGCTGGTCGATGCCGCGCGCGGTGCACTTCAAAGCGCTGTAGAGGCCGGATTTCAGGAACTGCATAAAGAGCAGATTCAGGCATGGGCCGACAAATGGCGCGACAGCGATATCGTGATTGAAGGCGACGTGGCTGCGCAGCAGGCGATCCGCTTTAACATTTTTCAGCTGAACCAAACCTACAGCGGCGAAGACGACCGTCTGAATATTGGACCGAAGGGCTTTACCGGTGAAAAATACGGCGGCAGTACCTACTGGGATACCGAAGCTTATTGCCTGCCGTTCTACCTGAGCACAGCAGACGCTTCCATCGCCCGCAACCTGCTCATCTACCGCTATAAGCATTTGGAAAAAGCGAAGGAAAACGCGCGCAAGCTTGGTTTCACCAAAGGCGCCCTCTACCCGATGGTTACCATGAACGGCGAGGAATGCCATAATGAATGGGAGATAACCTTTGAGGAAATCCATCGTAACGGCGCCATCGCCTATGCGGTTTACAACTACGTGAATTATACTGGAGACTTCGATTACCTGGGCCAATATGGTCTGGAAGTTCTCGCTGAAATCGCCCGATTCTGGGAGGAACGCGTTAACTATGTGCCAGCCAAAGATCAATATGTGATGCTCGGCGTGACAGGTCCGAACGAATACGAAAATAACGTCAACAACAACTGGTATACGAACCGCATCGCCTCGTGGACCATGGAATATACACTGGAAGTGCTGGATTACCTGCGCGAAAATGAGCCTTCCCGTTATAATGAGCTGGTGGAGAAGCTGCATTTGACCACAGAAGAAACAGAGAAATGGCATGAGATTATTGATAAAATGTACTACCCTTACGATCCTGAGCGCGAAGTCTTCCTGCAGCAGGACGGCTTCCTGGATAAAGATCTAACGCCTGTAAAGGATCTCGATCCCAAGCATCTGCCGCTGAACCAAAACTGGTCCTGGGACCGGATTTTGCGCTCTGCCTACATCAAGCAGGCCGATGTCCTGCAGGGTCTCTTCTTCCTGGGCGACCGCTATGATCTGGCCACGAAGAAGCGCAATTTCGACTTCTACGAGCCGCTGACGGTACATGAATCCTCCCTCTCCCCTTGTGTACACTCCATTATGGCGTGTGAGCTCGGTTACAAGGAGAAGGCTTATGAAATGTACCTGCGTACCTCGCGCCTTGATCTGGATAATTACAACAATGACACCGAGGATGGATGTCATACGACCAGTATGGCCGGTACGTGGATGTCCGTTGTTCACGGCTTCGGCGGCCTGAAGGTCAAAGATGGTGTTCTGCAGCTGAATCCGTTTAACCCGGGTCACTGGAAGTCCTTCTCTTTCAAAGTAATGTTCCGCGGCTCGCGCCTCAAGGTAACGGTTGGCGAACATGATGTGATTGTGGCCAACGAATCCGAAGTGCCTGCCGATATCAACGTGTATGGCAAAGATTATACGGTCGGCGGCATGGGCAATGTAAAAGTCGCACACTAA
- a CDS encoding EAL domain-containing protein, giving the protein MNCSGCAPIQPVEDQGRVRFKPRHHLVSAVIHEKQLVTETGVEDIIVFYDTKDELLELMHSLYMLPAEIVEATSISITGRGRDESSSPWISLAQMRARMNHYNVVDIIQQGQFSSHMQPIVDISENIVGFEFLLRPAPNGIPFQPYLLFEIARETGMHSFLDRAARISAIETSAEWLPKGIKRFINFLPSSIYNPEYCLSHTFKTIDRLHLDPEDFVFEVVETEKIVNMDHLLQIFKAYRDHGMKVALDDVGSGYSTMEVMSMLKPDYVKIDRSLIDCCDQDAAKRDQILNILDRAEKFGGKVLAEGIERREEFEFCRNSGIQLAQGYLFGKPSDRPPFDAQRAV; this is encoded by the coding sequence ATGAACTGCAGCGGATGCGCCCCCATACAACCTGTAGAAGATCAAGGAAGGGTCCGATTCAAGCCTAGACATCATCTGGTATCTGCAGTAATCCATGAAAAACAACTTGTAACGGAAACAGGCGTTGAGGATATCATTGTATTCTACGATACGAAGGATGAACTTCTCGAACTGATGCATAGCCTCTATATGCTTCCGGCAGAAATCGTGGAGGCAACGTCCATTTCCATTACAGGCCGGGGGCGGGATGAAAGCAGCAGTCCTTGGATCTCACTCGCCCAGATGAGGGCGAGAATGAATCATTATAACGTGGTCGACATTATACAGCAGGGGCAATTTTCAAGCCATATGCAGCCGATTGTCGATATTTCGGAAAATATAGTCGGCTTCGAATTTTTGCTGCGCCCTGCGCCAAACGGTATCCCTTTTCAACCGTACCTTTTGTTTGAAATCGCCAGGGAAACCGGGATGCACTCCTTCCTGGACCGGGCAGCCCGAATTTCGGCCATTGAGACCAGCGCGGAATGGCTGCCGAAAGGCATCAAACGCTTTATTAATTTCTTGCCATCATCCATATATAATCCTGAATATTGCCTGAGTCATACCTTTAAAACCATTGACCGGCTGCACCTGGACCCTGAAGACTTTGTGTTTGAAGTGGTGGAAACGGAAAAAATCGTTAACATGGATCACCTCCTCCAAATTTTCAAGGCGTATCGCGACCATGGGATGAAGGTGGCACTGGACGATGTGGGATCCGGCTACTCGACAATGGAAGTGATGTCGATGTTGAAACCGGACTATGTCAAAATTGACCGCAGCTTGATCGACTGCTGTGATCAGGACGCTGCCAAAAGGGATCAAATCCTGAATATCCTTGACCGGGCTGAAAAATTTGGCGGTAAAGTGCTTGCTGAGGGAATTGAGCGCCGGGAGGAGTTTGAATTTTGCCGCAATTCCGGCATTCAGCTTGCTCAAGGCTATTTGTTCGGCAAACCCTCCGACCGTCCTCCATTTGATGCACAGCGGGCCGTGTAA